A region from the Metopolophium dirhodum isolate CAU chromosome 9, ASM1992520v1, whole genome shotgun sequence genome encodes:
- the LOC132953065 gene encoding uncharacterized protein LOC132953065, with translation MKHYIQGTFLSVTTVCEEGHTVQWTSQKKTGKRPEGNIVIGSALTLSGILFAQMSVFYRSINLAFFSRTTYDFITKLHTGPVINDMWREHRKDNLNEIKNSEKNIWLAGDGQFDSPGFCAKHCTYSVMDLHSSKIIDFNLVQKGMGSGDLERKACESLIDKLIEEENCNIELFLTDRHRGIRYFLRTKYPQIEHEFDVWHLSKSLSKRLKGLDKKYPDAYLWKTSINNHLWWSSQTCNGDGSLLVEKFTSVLNHISNVHEWEDNGKTKKCEHEKLNDEDLKKKLWIHPNSESYFALKKIIMAKYL, from the coding sequence ATGAAACATTATATCCAAGGAACATTTTTGTCTGTTACTACAGTTTGCGAAGAGGGCCATACTGTTCAATGGACTTCTCAAAAAAAGACTGGAAAACGCCCAGAAGGGAATATTGTAATTGGATCTGCTTTAACGCTTTCGGGAATTTTATTCGCTCAAATGTCAGTTTTTTATCGATCAATAAATCTAGCTTTTTTTTCACGTACAACATACGACtttattactaaattacatACAGGCCCAGTTATTAATGATATGTGGCGTGAACACCGAAAAgacaatttaaatgaaattaaaaattctgaaaaaaatatttggttggcCGGAGATGGGCAATTTGATTCCCCGGGTTTCTGCGCAAAACATTGCACTTACTCAGTAATGGACTTACATAGcagtaaaataattgattttaatttagtcCAAAAAGGTATGGGTTCTGGGGATTTGGAACGAAAAGCTTGCGAATCGTTAATCGATAAATTAATTGAAgaagaaaattgtaatatagaACTATTTCTAACGGATCGACATAGaggtattcgatattttttacgTACAAAATATCCTCAAATTGAACATGAATTTGATGTATGGCATTTGTCTAAGAGTTTGTCGAAAAGATTGAAAGGACTTGACAAAAAATATCCAGATGCATATTTATGGAAAACGAGCATAAATAACCATTTATGGTGGTCGTCTCAAACTTGTAACGGTGACGGATCATTACTCGTTGAAAAATTCACTTCAGTTCTTAACCACATTAGTAATGTGCACGAATGGGAAGATAAtggcaaaacaaaaaaatgtgaacACGAAAAGTTAAACGATgaagacttaaaaaaaaagctttgGATACATCCTAATAGTGAGTCTTACtttgcgttaaaaaaaattattatggctaaatatttgtaa